One Aegilops tauschii subsp. strangulata cultivar AL8/78 chromosome 7, Aet v6.0, whole genome shotgun sequence genomic window carries:
- the LOC109736028 gene encoding uncharacterized protein, which translates to MDRQAQDYAAAAMAYAQAQQPPPPQYGFHPQAQPQYPHHPPYAAPMPQYAPYPRAMPPPQQQLYPHLPPHQQPSPYPPPHAQPPPPHPYMHPPSPFEPPAPPAPAPPPADPELQKRIDKLVEYIAKNGPEFEIVIRDKQHDNPDYAFIFGGDGHAYYRYMLWVTGRPPMPPYPPGSMHMMPPPMGPMAAHGPPPPMHQPGYPPFYDQHQHFGAHGHGEYDTGATFKGLSGPLPADVAAELHDVLSNLNGTKESIKGAKTWFMQRAPFAPALAEALRERVFALEDSERQLHIVFLVNDILFEGLQRRTNIQDLDNEAIAFQAVLGSMLARIYNNPQNKDENQTRLEKILQFWGSKEVYDQETVANLEREMKGGISYPSAPQHVSPDPSTFSGSAKPSKWSSAPPEMEKASQPVPSAQFQGNQHPAGVYGQTTFPGSLPVQPSLLLPALPQSTAPAAANDPTPPPYPLFPPGLIPGMVRKMQIGSGVPYSPLSPLDIPTTIPPSTVPESEILERVTRFFKEIGEENPSEGPMKQGEPGDYDDYERELPARKGGACIPPPASLHVNPETGMRADGSFDSKPGSSGRLGLGASADPSEASHQYGDVYSSYRKQRSSNYHSSISSRAVAPR; encoded by the exons ATGGACCGGCAGGCCCAGGACTAcgcggcggcggccatggcgtaCGCGCAGGCGCAGCAGCCCCCGCCGCCGCAGTACGGGTTCCACCCGCAGGCGCAGCCGCAGTACCCGCACCACCCGCCCTACGCCGCCCCGATGCCGCAGTACGCGCCCTACCCGCGCGCCATGCCGCCGCCGCAGCAGCAGCTCTACCCGCACCTCCCGCCGCACCAGCAGCCGTCCCCCTACCCGCCGCCCCAcgcccagccgccgccgccccacccctacATGCACCCGCCCTCGCCGTTCGAGccccccgcgccgccggcccccgCCCCGCCCCCCGCCGACCCGGAGCTCCAGAAGCGCATCGACAAGCTCGTCGAGTACATCGCCAAGAACGGGCCCGAGTTCGAGATCGTGATCCGCGACAAGCAGCACGACAACCCGGACTACGCCTTCATCTTCGGCGGGGACGGCCACGCCTACTACAGGTACATGCTCTGGGTCACGGGGCGCCCGCCCATGCCGCCCTACCCGCCGGGGTCCATGCACATGATGCCGCCGCCGATGGGCCCGATGGCGGCGCACGGCCCGCCGCCCCCAATGCACCAGCCGGGGTACCCGCCGTTCTACGACCAGCACCAGCACTTTGGCGCCCACGGCCACGGGGAGTACGATACCGGGGCGACGTTCAAGGGCCTCTCTGGGCCGCTCCCCGCTGATGTCGCCGCCGAGCTGCACGACGTGCTTAGCAATCTTAATGGCACCAAAGAGTCGATAAAGGGTGCCAAGACATGGTTTATGCAAAGGGCGCCGTTCGCGCCTGCTCTGGCCGAAGCTCTGAGGGAGAGAGTATTTGCCTTGGAGGATTCAGAGAGGCAGCTGCACATTGTTTTCCTGGTGAATGATATTCTTTTTGAAGG CTTGCAGAGACGAACTAATATTCAGGACCTTGACAATGAGGCTATTGCTTTTCAAGCTGTGCTGGGCTCCATGCTTGCGAGGATTTATAATAATCCGCAGAATAAAGATGAAAATCAGACTCGCCTTGAGAAAATCTTGCAATTCTGGGGTTCAAAGGAAGTTTATGACCAGGAAACCGTTGCTAACCTTGAAAGAGAGATGAAAGGTGGCATTTCATATCCTTCGGCGCCACAACATGTTTCACCAGATCCCTCAACCTTCTCAG GATCAGCAAAGCCCTCAAAATGGTCCTCTGCTCCGCCAGAAATGGAGAAGGCATCCCAACCTGTCCCTTCTGCACAATTTCAAGGAAACCAACATCCTGCCGGCGTTTACGGCCAAACTACTTTTCCAGGATCTTTGCCAGTGCAACCATCTTTGCTCCTCCCCGCGCTTCCTCAAAGCACAGCACCAGCCGCTGCAAATGATCCAACTCCACCTCCGTATCCACTATTCCCCCCTGGTCTCATTCCAGGGATGGTCCGGAAGATGCAGATCGGTAGTGGAGTTCCATACTCTCCCTTGAGCCCGCTGGACATCCCCACGACCATCCCGCCATCGACCGTTCCCGAGTCCGAGATCCTTGAGCGCGTGACGAGGTTCTTCAAGGAGATTGGGGAGGAAAACCCATCAGAAGGTCCGATGAAGCAGGGCGAGCCCGGTGACTATGACGACTACGAGAGGGAGCTCCCTGCCCGCAAGGGAGGTGCGTGCATCCCTCCCCCTGCCAGCCTGCACGTGAACCCTGAGACCGGGATGCGCGCTGATGGCTCGTTCGATAGCAAGCCGGGGTCTAGCGGACGGTTGGGCCTTGGAGCCTCCGCTGATCCCAGCGAGGCGAGCCACCAGTATGGCGATGTGTATTCGTCGTATCGCAAGCAGAGGAGCAGCAACTACCATTCTTCCATCAGTTCTCGTGCAGTAGCGCCGAGGTGA